Proteins from a genomic interval of Desulfitibacter alkalitolerans DSM 16504:
- the sleB gene encoding spore cortex-lytic enzyme — MKEKYHNSVVLFTIIIIFTFIGVTVGNPRHAEATALGERELKWGTKGEDVKDLQEMLSQKGFNPGIINGIYGPRTASAVRQFQLSRGLRGTGVADTATINRLETPTIKVAAAVENVPALSSDDMLLLARAVYGEARGEPYVGQVAIAAVIMNRVNHPSFPNSIPDVIFQPGAFTSVSDGQIWLEPNPTAFKAATDALSGWDPSNGAIYYWNPAVATSRWIWTRPIHTRIGKHVFGT; from the coding sequence TTGAAGGAAAAATACCACAATAGTGTTGTTTTATTTACAATAATTATTATTTTTACATTTATAGGAGTAACCGTTGGAAACCCTCGCCATGCAGAGGCCACTGCCCTTGGTGAGAGGGAGTTAAAGTGGGGCACTAAAGGGGAAGATGTTAAGGATTTGCAGGAAATGTTAAGTCAAAAGGGATTTAATCCTGGAATAATTAACGGTATTTATGGTCCAAGGACTGCCTCTGCAGTTAGACAGTTTCAACTAAGCAGAGGCTTAAGAGGTACTGGAGTAGCTGACACAGCCACAATTAATCGCCTGGAGACACCAACCATCAAGGTTGCAGCAGCAGTGGAAAATGTCCCTGCCTTATCTAGTGACGATATGTTATTGTTGGCCCGGGCAGTTTATGGTGAAGCACGAGGAGAACCGTATGTTGGTCAAGTGGCCATAGCTGCTGTTATCATGAACAGGGTTAACCATCCATCCTTTCCTAATTCCATTCCTGACGTAATATTTCAACCAGGAGCTTTTACATCAGTAAGTGACGGACAAATCTGGTTAGAACCTAACCCTACTGCTTTTAAAGCTGCTACAGATGCCCTTAGTGGATGGGATCCCAGCAATGGAGCTATCTATTACTGGAATCCGGCTGTTGCCACTTCCAGATGGATATGGACAAGACCCATACATACGAGAATAGGGAAGCATGTATTTGGTACTTGA
- a CDS encoding 2'-5' RNA ligase family protein, with product MKHYDWKKHMYLVAIPSGELFEEAVRIQKLLSDSLKIYKESPPTIHITISAVKMLEKEELGIFDRCVKQVVANFNPIKIESYCFDCFTKPHNSLILKIEDDERLRQLQNSLEQALDNQGFLVPPSVDKWIFHITILSEIFASTPLEKDEFLKVCQRVSLRETPIRGVIKRLELWKPELEKEKRVVSKYILDQKPD from the coding sequence ATGAAGCATTATGACTGGAAAAAACACATGTATCTGGTGGCAATTCCTTCAGGGGAGTTGTTTGAGGAGGCTGTCAGAATACAAAAGCTCCTGTCTGATAGTTTGAAAATATATAAGGAATCACCTCCCACTATTCATATTACTATTAGTGCGGTAAAAATGCTGGAAAAAGAAGAATTGGGGATATTTGACAGATGCGTTAAACAGGTAGTAGCCAATTTTAATCCTATCAAAATTGAGTCTTACTGCTTTGATTGCTTTACTAAACCTCATAACAGTCTTATTTTAAAAATAGAAGATGATGAAAGGTTGAGGCAATTACAAAACTCCCTTGAACAAGCTTTAGATAATCAGGGTTTTTTAGTTCCGCCTTCAGTAGATAAATGGATATTCCACATAACTATATTAAGTGAAATATTTGCAAGTACTCCCCTTGAAAAAGATGAGTTCTTAAAGGTATGTCAAAGGGTATCGCTTAGGGAAACTCCAATTCGCGGGGTAATTAAAAGACTAGAACTCTGGAAACCTGAATTAGAAAAAGAAAAAAGGGTTGTAAGTAAATATATACTAGACCAAAAACCAGACTAA
- a CDS encoding (Fe-S)-binding protein — protein sequence MAYSEKVMELLEKRLTRQLATYLHVCVHCGVCAESCHYSKSTGESDMVPPYKTDFLRKIYKGKYDLLGSKFPGWFGGVKEVDEEMLKKMVDHAFGACTMCRRCTVNCPMGIDTGMIIRTTRGILTELGLTPAGLQATIDAHMETGNNMAVSKEDFIDTLEWMEEELQEDVDDPNAKIPIDKKGARLIYTFNPREPKYHPLSIKAAAKIFYAAGEDWTVSTDSWDVTNYALFSGDDKKARHIADNLISAARKLEVKEIVMAECGHGYRAFRWEGENWLGKTYDIPVRGFVEVMAEYIREGRIKLDPAKNPDPVTYHDPCNQARNGGILDEPRYILSQAVMDYREMTPNGQDNFCCGGGGGMLSMSEFAKRRLAASKVKAEQVKATGASIVGTSCHNCLDGLAEGCKHHGVNVKITNLVELVANAIVLPEKE from the coding sequence ATGGCATATTCTGAAAAAGTAATGGAGCTTTTAGAAAAAAGGCTTACAAGGCAATTGGCAACATATCTACATGTTTGTGTCCACTGTGGAGTTTGTGCTGAATCCTGTCACTACTCTAAGTCAACAGGAGAATCAGATATGGTTCCGCCATATAAAACAGATTTTCTTAGAAAGATTTATAAGGGCAAATATGATTTGCTTGGCAGCAAATTCCCAGGCTGGTTTGGAGGCGTAAAGGAAGTAGACGAGGAAATGCTAAAAAAAATGGTGGATCATGCCTTTGGTGCATGTACCATGTGTCGTCGTTGTACTGTCAACTGTCCCATGGGTATAGATACGGGAATGATTATACGTACTACCAGGGGTATTCTAACAGAATTGGGTCTTACTCCAGCCGGATTACAGGCTACAATTGATGCCCATATGGAGACTGGCAACAACATGGCTGTTTCCAAAGAAGACTTCATTGATACATTAGAATGGATGGAAGAAGAATTACAGGAAGATGTAGATGACCCCAATGCCAAGATTCCTATTGATAAAAAAGGCGCAAGGCTGATTTATACATTTAATCCACGTGAGCCAAAATATCATCCATTAAGCATTAAAGCAGCAGCTAAAATTTTCTATGCTGCTGGGGAGGACTGGACAGTAAGTACAGACTCCTGGGATGTAACAAATTACGCTTTATTTTCTGGAGACGATAAGAAAGCAAGACATATTGCAGATAATCTAATATCAGCTGCACGTAAACTTGAGGTAAAAGAAATAGTGATGGCGGAATGTGGTCATGGCTATCGCGCTTTTAGATGGGAAGGCGAAAACTGGCTTGGAAAAACTTATGATATACCAGTAAGAGGTTTTGTTGAGGTCATGGCTGAGTATATTAGAGAAGGCAGAATTAAGCTTGATCCTGCAAAAAATCCTGATCCTGTAACGTACCACGACCCCTGTAATCAGGCCCGCAATGGCGGTATACTTGATGAACCAAGATATATTTTAAGTCAAGCTGTTATGGATTATAGGGAAATGACACCTAATGGACAGGACAACTTCTGTTGTGGTGGTGGAGGCGGAATGCTTTCCATGTCAGAATTTGCGAAAAGAAGATTAGCGGCCAGTAAGGTTAAGGCTGAACAAGTAAAGGCAACGGGAGCTTCCATTGTAGGAACATCATGCCATAACTGCCTGGACGGACTGGCTGAGGGATGCAAGCATCATGGTGTTAATGTAAAAATAACTAACCTTGTAGAACTTGTTGCTAATGCTATTGTATTACCAGAAAAAGAATAG
- the metK gene encoding methionine adenosyltransferase: MVKKLFTSESVTEGHPDKIADQVSDSILDAIISEDENARVACETTVTTGLVLVAGEITTECYVDIPKIVRETIRDIGYTRAKFGFDCDTCAVLTAIDEQSPDIALGVNKALEAKKGEMSEVEIQAIGAGDQGMMFGYACDETPELMPLPISLAHKLTKRLSEVRKQRILPYLRPDGKSQVTVEYEDDKPIRVDTVVISTQHRPDIEQEIIHEDVLRCVVKEVIPAELLDDKTRYFINPTGRFVVGGPQGDAGLTGRKIIVDTYGGMARHGGGAFSGKDPTKVDRSAAYAARYVAKNIVAAGLANRCEIQLAYAIGVAQPVSIMIETFGTGKIADEKIAQLVKENFDLRPAAIIRDLKLRKPIYRNLAAYGHMGRVDLNVKWEDTDKAEALKQQAGILK, encoded by the coding sequence ATGGTTAAAAAACTATTTACCTCAGAATCGGTAACTGAGGGCCATCCAGATAAAATTGCAGATCAGGTTTCTGATAGTATATTAGATGCAATAATATCGGAAGATGAAAATGCGAGAGTTGCCTGTGAAACTACTGTTACCACAGGACTTGTTTTGGTTGCAGGTGAGATTACAACAGAGTGTTACGTTGATATTCCCAAGATTGTTAGAGAGACCATAAGAGATATTGGTTACACACGTGCCAAGTTCGGCTTTGACTGTGATACCTGTGCAGTCCTAACAGCAATTGATGAACAGTCTCCAGACATAGCTTTAGGAGTTAACAAGGCTTTAGAAGCCAAAAAAGGGGAAATGTCAGAAGTAGAAATTCAAGCAATTGGAGCAGGAGACCAGGGGATGATGTTTGGTTATGCCTGTGATGAAACCCCGGAACTAATGCCCCTGCCAATCTCTTTAGCACACAAGCTTACTAAAAGGTTATCAGAGGTAAGAAAGCAAAGGATTTTGCCATATCTTCGCCCTGATGGGAAGTCACAGGTCACAGTTGAATACGAGGATGATAAACCAATTCGCGTAGATACGGTAGTCATATCAACACAGCATAGACCTGATATCGAACAGGAGATTATCCATGAAGATGTTCTCAGGTGTGTCGTTAAAGAGGTTATTCCAGCAGAATTGTTAGATGACAAAACAAGGTACTTTATTAATCCAACAGGAAGATTTGTTGTAGGTGGACCTCAAGGAGATGCCGGTCTTACAGGAAGAAAGATAATTGTTGATACATATGGTGGAATGGCCAGACATGGAGGTGGGGCATTTTCAGGAAAGGACCCCACCAAGGTAGACAGATCGGCAGCCTATGCCGCTCGTTATGTTGCAAAAAACATAGTTGCAGCCGGCTTGGCCAATCGCTGCGAGATTCAGCTTGCATATGCCATTGGTGTAGCACAGCCTGTATCAATTATGATTGAAACCTTTGGAACAGGAAAAATTGCAGATGAAAAAATAGCCCAACTGGTGAAGGAAAATTTTGACCTAAGGCCTGCAGCCATTATCCGTGATTTAAAATTAAGAAAGCCAATCTACCGTAATCTAGCGGCCTATGGCCATATGGGAAGGGTAGACTTAAATGTAAAGTGGGAAGATACAGATAAAGCTGAAGCTTTAAAACAACAGGCTGGAATTTTAAAATAG
- the coaBC gene encoding bifunctional phosphopantothenoylcysteine decarboxylase/phosphopantothenate--cysteine ligase CoaBC: MKLKDKKILIGVTGGIAAYKACDLVSQLVKTGADVRVIMTESAQKFIAPITFSALTGNPTSIDMFETKESIPHIELVQNAHMLAVVPATANIIGKFANGIADDLLSSLLLAAACPIFFAPAMNINMYQNAAVQNNITWLKKMGVFIMEPDVGYLACGTSGKGRLPDPAKIFEEICNILEPKRPLSGCSVMVTAGGTREPIDPVRYIGNRSSGKMGYALAEAAKRLGANVTVISTVEKPVCDVDRYIGVETAQEMYEEVLNNYVEQDIIIMAAAVADYMPSNIQESKIKKTLDELIIKLKRTPDILSALGLNKGDRILVGFAAETEELEKFAMDKLVKKNADLIIANDVSNPRIGFSSENNQVVIFDRTGCATRSDLLPKTEIANIIINKIMDLDLFKKIKEQRIKEQKGVDNHG; encoded by the coding sequence ATGAAATTGAAGGATAAAAAAATACTAATTGGCGTTACAGGTGGAATAGCAGCCTACAAAGCATGTGACCTTGTAAGTCAATTGGTAAAAACCGGAGCAGATGTTAGAGTTATAATGACCGAATCCGCTCAAAAATTTATAGCACCCATAACCTTTTCAGCTTTAACTGGAAATCCCACATCCATAGATATGTTTGAAACTAAAGAAAGTATACCACATATTGAATTAGTTCAGAATGCTCATATGCTAGCAGTAGTTCCAGCAACTGCAAACATAATAGGTAAATTTGCCAATGGTATTGCAGATGATTTATTATCCTCTTTACTATTGGCAGCTGCATGTCCTATTTTTTTTGCCCCTGCAATGAACATAAACATGTATCAGAATGCCGCCGTTCAAAATAATATTACCTGGCTTAAAAAAATGGGTGTTTTCATTATGGAGCCTGATGTGGGTTATTTAGCCTGCGGCACTAGTGGAAAGGGAAGGCTGCCAGACCCAGCAAAAATATTTGAAGAAATATGCAATATCCTTGAACCCAAAAGGCCCCTAAGTGGCTGCAGTGTTATGGTGACTGCAGGAGGTACCAGAGAGCCCATTGACCCAGTTAGGTATATAGGCAACAGGAGCTCAGGAAAAATGGGGTATGCCCTTGCAGAAGCTGCAAAAAGGCTGGGGGCCAATGTCACAGTTATTTCCACAGTAGAAAAACCCGTTTGTGATGTGGACAGGTATATTGGTGTTGAAACAGCCCAGGAGATGTATGAAGAGGTTTTAAATAATTATGTTGAGCAGGATATTATAATAATGGCAGCAGCAGTTGCTGACTATATGCCCAGTAATATACAAGAAAGTAAAATCAAAAAAACATTGGATGAACTAATCATCAAGCTTAAAAGGACACCTGACATATTGTCAGCCCTTGGCTTGAATAAGGGTGACAGAATTTTAGTGGGTTTTGCGGCTGAAACAGAGGAATTAGAAAAGTTTGCAATGGATAAATTAGTAAAGAAGAATGCAGATTTAATAATTGCTAATGACGTTTCCAATCCTAGAATTGGGTTTTCATCTGAAAACAATCAGGTTGTCATATTTGACAGGACTGGATGTGCCACCAGAAGTGACCTATTACCAAAAACAGAAATTGCTAATATTATTATAAATAAGATTATGGATTTAGACTTATTTAAAAAAATAAAGGAACAAAGAATAAAGGAACAAAAAGGAGTGGACAACCATGGTTAA
- the rpoZ gene encoding DNA-directed RNA polymerase subunit omega — translation MNQPPLDLLLQKVDNKYSLVVKSAKRARRITEGEIKDENGIPLKGKPVTLALYEIATREAYCPENNGNQEKKRG, via the coding sequence ATGAATCAGCCACCTTTAGATTTATTATTGCAAAAGGTAGACAATAAGTATTCTTTAGTAGTAAAGTCAGCCAAAAGGGCTCGCAGAATTACAGAAGGAGAAATCAAGGATGAAAATGGTATACCATTAAAAGGAAAACCTGTAACCCTGGCATTATATGAGATAGCAACTAGGGAGGCTTATTGCCCTGAAAATAATGGAAACCAGGAAAAAAAAAGAGGGTAA
- the gmk gene encoding guanylate kinase, giving the protein MNTPGLLIVISGPSGAGKGTLCNLIKKEFPNIYYSISATTRSSRQGERHGVDYLFMSREEFLELREANGFLEWAEVYGNFYGTPRSKVEENIAEGKDVILEIDIQGALHVKKQYPEGVFIFIVPPSIRELKRRIESRGQDSPEDISKRLKSAHTELAYVSEYDYVIVNDKIETAIAKLKSIITAEKCRPQRRKINFE; this is encoded by the coding sequence GTGAATACACCAGGCTTATTAATCGTGATTTCAGGTCCCTCAGGTGCTGGCAAGGGGACCCTATGTAATTTAATAAAGAAGGAGTTTCCAAATATATATTATTCAATATCGGCCACCACAAGGAGTTCAAGGCAAGGGGAGAGGCATGGGGTCGATTACTTGTTTATGTCCAGAGAAGAGTTTTTGGAGTTAAGAGAAGCCAATGGTTTTCTAGAGTGGGCTGAAGTATATGGAAACTTCTACGGAACACCACGGAGTAAGGTGGAAGAAAATATTGCAGAAGGCAAGGATGTCATATTAGAGATTGACATACAGGGGGCATTACACGTTAAAAAGCAGTACCCTGAAGGAGTTTTTATTTTTATTGTTCCACCTTCCATCAGAGAATTAAAGAGAAGAATTGAGAGCCGAGGGCAGGACTCACCAGAGGATATATCTAAACGTTTAAAAAGTGCCCATACAGAACTAGCCTATGTTTCAGAATATGATTATGTTATTGTAAATGATAAGATAGAAACAGCCATAGCAAAGCTTAAATCAATAATAACAGCTGAAAAGTGCAGACCTCAAAGACGAAAAATTAACTTTGAATAA
- the remA gene encoding extracellular matrix/biofilm regulator RemA produces the protein MSIKLINIGFGNIVSANRIVAIVSPESAPIKRIIQESREKGMLVDATYGRRTRAVIITDSDHVVLSAVQPETVAHRLSSKSTNNSGDEGVEG, from the coding sequence ATGTCTATTAAATTAATTAATATTGGGTTTGGCAATATAGTATCTGCTAATAGAATTGTTGCTATTGTGAGTCCAGAGTCAGCACCCATTAAGAGGATTATTCAGGAATCAAGAGAAAAGGGAATGCTGGTAGATGCTACATATGGTAGAAGGACAAGGGCTGTAATTATAACAGATAGTGACCATGTTGTTTTGTCAGCAGTACAGCCGGAAACAGTAGCTCACAGGTTAAGTTCAAAGAGTACAAATAATTCTGGAGACGAAGGAGTAGAAGGCTAA
- a CDS encoding YicC/YloC family endoribonuclease — MIKSMTGYGRGETSGDGRKWIVELKSVNHRFLDIAIKMPRNITLLEERIRGEIKKKISRGRIDVYVKIQDEGEQKRQVKLDKALSKAYYSALEEISDILPVAKEIGIMDIANMPEVLVIEEPEEDLDLYWSLLQNSLNDALEQMINMRKKEGLELYKDLIEKIGFINISCQQLKEKGPRVIEDYQEKLSKKLKDALVGWEVDNNRVLTEVAIMTDRMSIDEEIVRLESHLKQLDKELLSYEAVGRKLDFLIQELNREVNTIGSKSNNYDISNLVVELKTNIEKMREQVQNVE, encoded by the coding sequence GTGATAAAAAGTATGACAGGTTATGGTAGAGGGGAAACTAGTGGCGACGGTAGAAAATGGATAGTGGAATTAAAATCTGTAAACCATAGGTTTTTAGATATAGCAATTAAAATGCCTAGAAACATTACCCTGCTTGAAGAAAGAATTAGGGGAGAAATCAAAAAAAAAATATCTAGAGGTAGAATAGATGTTTATGTTAAGATACAAGACGAGGGGGAACAAAAAAGACAAGTTAAGCTTGACAAAGCCCTCTCTAAAGCTTATTATTCAGCTTTAGAGGAGATATCTGATATTTTACCTGTTGCTAAAGAAATCGGAATTATGGATATTGCTAATATGCCAGAGGTATTGGTTATTGAGGAACCCGAAGAGGATTTAGACCTGTACTGGTCTCTGCTGCAAAACTCCTTGAATGATGCCCTGGAGCAGATGATTAACATGCGTAAAAAAGAAGGACTTGAGCTTTATAAGGATCTTATTGAAAAAATTGGCTTTATTAATATTTCATGTCAACAATTAAAGGAAAAGGGACCAAGGGTAATAGAGGACTATCAAGAAAAGCTGTCAAAAAAATTAAAGGATGCCCTGGTTGGTTGGGAAGTAGACAATAATCGCGTATTGACTGAAGTAGCAATAATGACTGACAGGATGAGTATAGACGAAGAAATAGTTAGACTTGAAAGTCATCTCAAGCAGCTGGATAAGGAACTGTTATCATATGAAGCTGTTGGCAGAAAACTGGATTTCTTAATTCAGGAGTTAAATAGAGAAGTAAACACCATTGGTTCCAAAAGTAATAATTATGATATCAGCAACCTGGTTGTAGAGCTTAAAACAAATATAGAAAAGATGCGTGAACAGGTTCAAAACGTTGAGTAA
- a CDS encoding calcium-transporting P-type ATPase, PMR1-type — MREYKWYQLSCEKVLEVLQTDKEQGLDSSVAEKRLSLYGLNTLEEKAGINPWKIFISQFTDFMVLVLLGATMISGILKEYADAITILLIVFVNAVLGFFQEYRAEKSLEALKGMTAPEASVLRNGLRKKIKASELVPGDIIFLESGDKVPADARIIEATSLEVEEAALTGESHPVKKKIDPLEKSDLGLGDRNNMVHMGTVITRGRAVAVIVATGMKTEMGQIAGLIQSVKTEETPLQKRLDGLGKWLVALCLIICAVVAITGIIRGEPVYKMFLAGVSLAVAAIPEGLPAIVTVALAIGVQKMIKRKAIIRKLPAVETLGCATVICSDKTGTLTQNQMTAREIVTAGNWFTVTGEGYDPKGDILEQGAKVDYQKHEDLVQLLKISVLCNNSRLQKDDIHIDGLMRRDKEKGSWVINGDPTEGALIVLGAKAGIWRETVERREKRVHEIPFDSERKKMSTIYENSNGNKIAYVKGAPEVILQSCSHVLIKGKIEPLTGNLKEHFLNENIRLASKALRVLGMAYKDLSMMVDYNDDKIEANLVFVGLAGMIDPPRASAIKAIAACKQAGIKPVMITGDYKATAEAIARELKISSSAETVIDGNQLDRLSDKELEKRVEGINVYARVSPKHKLRIVRALKNNGHIVAMTGDGVNDAPAVKEADIGVAMGITGTDVTKEASAMVLADDNFATIVAAIEEGRGIYDNIRKFIRYLLSCNVGEVMVMFLAALMGMPLPLIPIQILWVNLVTDGLPAMALGVDNNDKDLMLRKPRHPKESVFSNGLGKKILVRGLQIGAATLFVFWLALQLGDGDIVLARTMAFSTLVFSQLFHVFHCKSERYSPFEVGILSNPALVVAVACSTLMQLTVIYLPALQPIFQTTSLNWVHWSVILLVAAWKTYITAIYHYLIKPVGRKLAYLTS; from the coding sequence GTGAGGGAGTATAAATGGTATCAGCTAAGCTGTGAAAAGGTTCTAGAAGTATTACAGACAGATAAAGAACAAGGCCTGGATAGCAGTGTGGCAGAAAAAAGGCTGTCTTTATATGGATTAAATACATTAGAAGAAAAAGCCGGGATTAATCCCTGGAAAATTTTCATCAGTCAGTTTACTGATTTTATGGTGCTAGTTCTACTAGGGGCTACAATGATTTCGGGTATCTTAAAAGAATATGCAGATGCAATTACAATACTCTTAATAGTTTTCGTAAATGCCGTATTAGGCTTCTTTCAGGAATACAGGGCAGAAAAATCATTAGAAGCTTTAAAGGGTATGACTGCCCCTGAAGCATCTGTTTTAAGAAATGGCTTAAGGAAAAAAATCAAGGCTTCTGAGCTGGTTCCAGGGGATATTATATTTCTCGAATCAGGTGACAAGGTGCCCGCAGATGCTAGAATAATAGAGGCAACCAGCCTTGAAGTAGAGGAGGCAGCATTAACTGGAGAATCTCATCCTGTAAAAAAGAAGATTGACCCATTAGAAAAGAGTGACCTTGGTTTAGGTGACAGAAATAATATGGTACATATGGGCACAGTAATAACCAGAGGCAGGGCGGTGGCAGTCATTGTTGCCACGGGCATGAAAACAGAAATGGGGCAGATTGCCGGACTTATTCAATCTGTCAAGACAGAAGAAACTCCCTTGCAAAAAAGGCTTGATGGACTTGGTAAATGGTTAGTTGCCCTTTGCCTTATTATCTGTGCAGTTGTTGCAATTACCGGAATCATCAGGGGAGAGCCAGTCTATAAAATGTTCCTGGCTGGTGTGAGTCTTGCAGTAGCAGCTATTCCAGAAGGTTTGCCTGCCATAGTTACAGTTGCCCTGGCTATTGGTGTTCAGAAAATGATCAAGAGAAAAGCCATTATTAGAAAGCTGCCAGCTGTTGAAACACTGGGATGTGCTACTGTAATTTGCTCGGATAAAACAGGGACATTAACACAAAATCAGATGACTGCAAGAGAGATTGTTACAGCTGGTAATTGGTTTACTGTAACTGGAGAGGGATATGATCCAAAGGGGGATATTCTAGAACAGGGTGCTAAAGTAGATTACCAGAAGCATGAAGATCTGGTGCAGCTGCTAAAAATCAGTGTTCTTTGCAATAATTCAAGACTGCAAAAGGATGATATACATATTGATGGTTTAATGAGACGGGATAAGGAAAAGGGAAGCTGGGTAATTAACGGAGATCCTACTGAAGGTGCCTTAATTGTTTTAGGTGCTAAAGCAGGAATATGGAGAGAAACTGTCGAAAGAAGAGAAAAAAGAGTCCATGAAATTCCTTTTGATTCTGAAAGAAAGAAAATGTCCACCATTTATGAAAATTCCAACGGTAATAAGATAGCTTACGTAAAAGGTGCACCAGAGGTCATCCTGCAAAGCTGCTCCCATGTACTGATAAAGGGAAAAATCGAGCCCCTTACAGGAAATCTCAAAGAACACTTTCTCAATGAAAACATCAGGTTAGCAAGTAAAGCATTGCGTGTTCTTGGAATGGCTTACAAAGATTTATCTATGATGGTAGATTATAACGATGACAAGATAGAAGCTAATCTTGTGTTTGTTGGTCTTGCAGGGATGATTGATCCTCCAAGGGCTAGTGCAATAAAAGCAATTGCAGCATGTAAGCAGGCAGGCATCAAACCTGTTATGATTACAGGTGATTACAAGGCTACCGCAGAAGCCATTGCAAGGGAATTAAAAATCTCCAGCTCTGCTGAAACTGTAATAGATGGAAATCAATTGGACAGATTAAGTGACAAAGAACTGGAAAAACGAGTAGAAGGTATAAATGTCTATGCCAGGGTAAGTCCAAAGCATAAGCTGAGAATAGTTAGGGCTTTAAAAAATAATGGCCACATAGTAGCCATGACAGGTGATGGGGTAAATGATGCACCAGCTGTTAAGGAAGCAGATATTGGTGTAGCTATGGGTATAACAGGAACAGATGTAACAAAAGAAGCTTCTGCCATGGTGCTGGCTGATGACAACTTTGCCACAATAGTAGCAGCCATTGAAGAAGGCCGAGGAATTTATGATAACATTCGTAAATTCATTCGTTATCTGCTGTCTTGTAATGTGGGTGAGGTTATGGTCATGTTCCTTGCTGCTTTAATGGGAATGCCCTTGCCCCTTATCCCTATACAAATACTATGGGTAAACCTGGTTACAGATGGCCTTCCAGCTATGGCTCTGGGTGTTGACAATAATGACAAGGATCTAATGCTAAGAAAACCTAGACACCCCAAGGAAAGTGTATTCAGCAATGGATTAGGGAAAAAGATATTGGTGAGGGGTTTACAGATAGGTGCAGCCACATTGTTTGTATTCTGGCTGGCATTACAGCTTGGGGATGGAGATATAGTTTTAGCAAGAACCATGGCATTTAGCACTTTAGTGTTTTCACAGCTTTTTCATGTGTTTCATTGTAAATCTGAAAGATATTCTCCCTTTGAGGTTGGTATATTATCTAATCCCGCTTTAGTTGTGGCTGTAGCTTGCTCTACGCTAATGCAGTTAACGGTAATATATCTGCCTGCTTTACAGCCAATTTTTCAAACTACTAGCTTAAATTGGGTTCATTGGTCCGTAATCCTGCTTGTAGCCGCATGGAAAACCTATATTACAGCAATATACCATTATTTAATAAAGCCGGTAGGCAGGAAATTAGCATATCTTACTAGCTAA